In Candidatus Leptovillus gracilis, one DNA window encodes the following:
- a CDS encoding SDR family NAD(P)-dependent oxidoreductase, which yields MPEQTEKRVALITGANGAIGLAIARQLAALPGYELVLVGRNEARLAAATEAVQTATGNRQVQYEVADLSRQADILALAGRWSGPLHVLVNNAAATPRRRQETPEGIELQWATNVLGYFWLTQAFREQLSRAAPARVVNVASYYAGDLDLSDVEFVRRPYDNNQAYRQSKQANRMLTAAFAQRLDPRQVVINACHPGDVNSQLSNDLGFGGQTSPDDGARTPVWLASHPDTAALTGQYCAQEQVVPDPFTQDAAAVEALYQLCLRYSGHN from the coding sequence ATGCCTGAACAGACAGAAAAGCGCGTCGCCCTGATAACGGGGGCGAATGGGGCCATCGGCCTGGCGATTGCCCGTCAGTTGGCCGCCCTACCCGGATACGAACTGGTCCTGGTGGGCCGGAACGAGGCGCGTCTGGCGGCCGCGACCGAGGCTGTGCAAACGGCCACCGGCAACCGGCAGGTGCAGTATGAAGTGGCCGACCTCTCCCGACAGGCGGACATCCTGGCGCTGGCTGGCCGCTGGTCCGGGCCGCTGCATGTCCTGGTCAACAATGCGGCGGCTACACCGCGCCGCCGTCAGGAGACGCCGGAAGGCATTGAATTGCAATGGGCGACCAATGTACTGGGCTATTTCTGGCTCACCCAGGCGTTCCGTGAGCAGCTCAGCCGCGCCGCGCCCGCCCGCGTGGTGAATGTCGCCAGCTACTATGCCGGCGACCTGGATTTGTCGGATGTGGAGTTTGTCCGTCGGCCGTATGACAACAACCAGGCTTACCGCCAGTCCAAACAAGCCAACCGGATGCTCACCGCCGCCTTCGCCCAACGGCTGGACCCGCGTCAGGTCGTCATCAATGCCTGCCATCCCGGCGACGTCAATTCCCAGCTGAGCAACGACCTCGGCTTCGGCGGGCAAACATCGCCCGATGATGGGGCGCGGACACCGGTCTGGCTGGCCAGCCACCCAGACACCGCCGCGCTGACCGGCCAGTATTGCGCCCAGGAGCAGGTTGTGCCGGACCCTTTCACCCAGGATGCGGCGGCCGTCGAAGCGCTCTATCAACTCTGCCTCCGGTAT